From the genome of Geobacter sp. SVR, one region includes:
- the gspE gene encoding type II secretion system ATPase GspE: MTAPISPEDLQAVARRLGIAWQAEIGAADVDDAYLARVPLTFARANVVLPLRERDGHVRVAIGSPATLLALDELRLTLGKPVEAVLVPTSVLTDAINHVYASASGTAREVLQELEGEDLSTVATEFSDPRDLLDLADEAPVIRLLNSILSEAVKERASDIHVEPYERDLMVRFRVDGLMYEKLSPPKIIQEALVSRIKIMSGLNIAEKRLPQDGRIRVLVAGRDVDIRVSTIPTFYGERAVLRLLDKKKGVLSLADIGLGEAGVATLERMLGRSNGIILVTGPTGSGKSTTLYAALSRLNSSEKNIITIEDPIEYQIKGIGQIQVNPRIELTFASGLRSILRQDPDIIMVGEIRDAETAEIAIQASMTGHLVLSTLHTNDAATAVTRLVDMGIEPFMIASSLSAVVAQRLVRVICPHCREEYQPSERYPGVRLPERLYRGRGCDKCFGMGMVGRTAIYEIMPVDQEMCSMIIRRSHSGEIKEYAISRGMKTLREDGMARAVAGITTIEEVLRVTQEDYVDVPV; the protein is encoded by the coding sequence ATGACCGCGCCGATATCCCCGGAAGACCTGCAGGCTGTAGCGAGGCGGCTGGGGATTGCCTGGCAGGCCGAGATTGGCGCCGCCGACGTCGATGACGCCTATCTGGCCAGGGTTCCACTGACCTTTGCCCGCGCCAATGTCGTGTTGCCGCTCAGGGAGAGGGACGGGCATGTCCGGGTTGCCATCGGCAGTCCTGCCACGCTGCTGGCCCTGGATGAGCTGCGCCTGACCCTGGGCAAGCCGGTCGAGGCGGTGCTGGTGCCGACCAGCGTCCTGACCGACGCCATCAACCATGTCTATGCCAGCGCTTCCGGTACGGCCCGCGAAGTTCTGCAGGAACTGGAAGGGGAGGATCTCTCCACTGTAGCGACCGAGTTCAGCGATCCGCGGGACCTGCTGGACCTGGCAGATGAGGCCCCGGTCATCCGCCTGCTGAACTCGATCCTGTCCGAGGCGGTCAAGGAGCGGGCCAGCGATATTCATGTCGAGCCGTACGAGCGCGATCTGATGGTCCGTTTTCGGGTCGACGGACTGATGTATGAGAAACTCTCCCCCCCGAAAATCATTCAGGAGGCGCTGGTTTCCAGGATCAAGATCATGTCGGGGCTCAACATCGCCGAGAAGCGCCTGCCCCAGGACGGCCGCATCAGGGTGCTGGTGGCCGGACGGGACGTTGATATCCGCGTCTCCACCATTCCGACCTTCTATGGTGAACGGGCGGTTCTGCGTCTTCTGGACAAGAAAAAGGGGGTGCTGTCGCTGGCGGATATCGGTTTGGGCGAGGCCGGCGTGGCCACCCTGGAGCGTATGCTGGGCCGTTCCAACGGCATCATTCTCGTCACCGGCCCCACCGGCAGCGGCAAGTCGACCACCCTGTACGCCGCGCTCAGCCGCCTCAATTCCAGCGAAAAAAACATCATCACCATTGAAGATCCGATCGAATATCAGATCAAAGGCATCGGCCAGATCCAGGTCAATCCGCGCATCGAACTGACCTTTGCCAGCGGTTTGCGCTCAATTCTGCGCCAGGACCCGGATATCATCATGGTAGGCGAGATCCGCGACGCCGAAACGGCCGAAATCGCCATCCAGGCCAGTATGACCGGCCACCTGGTGTTATCTACCCTGCACACCAACGATGCGGCAACTGCGGTTACGCGGCTGGTAGACATGGGCATCGAGCCCTTCATGATCGCTTCATCCCTCTCCGCGGTGGTGGCCCAGCGACTGGTGCGGGTGATCTGCCCCCATTGCCGGGAAGAGTATCAGCCGTCCGAACGCTATCCCGGAGTCCGGCTGCCGGAGCGCCTGTACCGCGGGCGTGGCTGCGACAAATGCTTCGGCATGGGGATGGTGGGGCGCACCGCCATCTATGAGATCATGCCGGTGGATCAGGAGATGTGCTCCATGATAATCCGGCGTTCACATTCCGGTGAAATCAAAGAATATGCCATTTCGCGGGGCATGAAGACCTTGCGTGAAGACGGCATGGCCAGGGCCGTGGCTGGCATCACCACCATCGAAGAGGTTTTGCGCGTGACCCAGGAAGATTATGTCGACGTACCGGTATAA